A part of Bacillus thuringiensis genomic DNA contains:
- the ald gene encoding alanine dehydrogenase: MRIGVPAEIKNNENRVAMTPAGVVHLIRNNHEVFIQKGAGLGSGFTDAQYVEAGAKIVDTAEEAWNMEMVMKVKEPIESEYKHFSEGLILFTYLHLAPEPELTKALIEKKVVAIAYETVQLENRSLPLLAPMSEVAGRMAAQIGAQFLEKNKGGKGILLAGVPGVKRGKVTIIGGGQAGTNAAKIAVGLGADVTIIDLSAERLRQLDDIFGNQVKTLMSNPYNIAEAVKESDLVIGAVLIPGAKAPKLVTEEMIQSMEPGSVVVDIAIDQGGIFETTDRITTHDNPTYEKHGVVHYAVANMPGAVPRTSTLALTNVTVPYAVQIANKGYKEACLGNSALLKGINTLDGYVTFEAVAEAHGVEYKGAKELLEAETVSC; the protein is encoded by the coding sequence ATGCGTATTGGGGTACCAGCAGAAATTAAAAACAACGAAAACCGTGTGGCAATGACACCAGCAGGTGTTGTACATTTAATTCGTAACAATCACGAAGTATTCATTCAAAAGGGTGCAGGTTTAGGATCTGGTTTCACAGATGCTCAGTATGTTGAAGCGGGAGCAAAAATCGTTGATACAGCTGAAGAAGCTTGGAACATGGAAATGGTTATGAAAGTTAAGGAACCAATTGAAAGCGAATACAAACACTTCAGCGAAGGTTTGATCTTATTCACATACTTACACTTAGCTCCAGAACCAGAATTAACAAAAGCGTTAATTGAGAAGAAAGTTGTTGCGATTGCATACGAAACAGTACAATTAGAAAACCGTTCTCTACCATTACTTGCACCTATGAGTGAAGTAGCTGGTCGTATGGCTGCACAAATTGGTGCACAATTCCTTGAGAAAAACAAAGGCGGTAAAGGTATCTTACTTGCAGGTGTTCCAGGAGTTAAACGCGGTAAAGTAACAATCATCGGTGGTGGACAAGCTGGTACAAATGCTGCTAAAATTGCAGTTGGACTAGGTGCGGATGTAACAATCATCGACTTAAGTGCAGAACGTCTTCGTCAATTAGATGACATTTTCGGAAACCAAGTAAAAACTTTAATGTCTAATCCTTACAATATTGCAGAAGCTGTAAAAGAGTCTGATCTTGTAATCGGTGCAGTATTAATCCCAGGTGCAAAAGCGCCAAAACTTGTAACAGAAGAAATGATTCAATCAATGGAACCAGGTTCTGTTGTTGTAGATATCGCGATTGACCAAGGTGGTATTTTCGAAACAACTGACCGTATTACAACTCATGATAACCCAACTTACGAAAAACACGGCGTTGTTCATTATGCAGTTGCAAACATGCCAGGTGCGGTTCCACGTACATCAACTCTTGCATTAACAAACGTAACAGTACCATATGCAGTACAAATTGCTAACAAAGGCTACAAAGAAGCTTGCCTAGGCAACTCTGCATTACTAAAAGGTATTAACACATTAGACGGCTATGTAACATTCGAAGCAGTTGCAGAAGCTCACGGTGTAGAGTACAAAGGTGCTAAAGAATTATTAGAAGCAGAAACAGTATCTTGCTAA